One window of the Archaeoglobus sulfaticallidus PM70-1 genome contains the following:
- a CDS encoding 4Fe-4S dicluster domain-containing protein → MYIFEGDFFKSLFDELKSKGYRIYIPDGYGFKEGEEIKEIKRSKKSAKEFFLPQNEILIKYSDWVEDVPVDNEKRAIVVSPCDARGITLLDKVFLDGLVDPYYKARRDNSLVISIACNKAGDYCFCESLGFSPYSSEGSDVFVAEVDGKYFIELSDKAKDILDIELKEADENDIEKFREKENEVKSTFKRKLNIEGLSGRLKENFESDYWKKVSINCVGCGICTFLCPTCFCFDMLDEGEKEGFRYRAWDSCQFPLYTLESSSHNPRNEKWQRLRNRFYDKFLYMLENKGEIFCVGCGRCISECPAGVDIVEVLEEVGR, encoded by the coding sequence ATGTACATTTTTGAGGGTGATTTCTTTAAATCACTGTTTGACGAGCTCAAAAGTAAAGGATACAGAATTTACATACCCGACGGGTATGGTTTTAAAGAGGGTGAAGAGATAAAAGAGATAAAGAGATCCAAAAAATCAGCAAAGGAGTTTTTCCTCCCTCAGAACGAGATTCTCATAAAGTACAGTGACTGGGTTGAGGATGTACCAGTAGATAACGAAAAGAGGGCGATAGTTGTCAGTCCATGCGATGCGAGAGGCATAACTCTGCTCGACAAGGTGTTCCTTGATGGACTTGTCGATCCATATTATAAGGCAAGAAGAGATAACAGCTTGGTGATATCAATTGCATGCAACAAGGCTGGAGATTACTGCTTCTGTGAAAGCCTTGGATTCTCACCCTACTCCTCAGAAGGTTCAGATGTTTTTGTGGCCGAGGTAGATGGCAAATACTTCATCGAACTCAGCGATAAGGCAAAAGATATCCTCGACATTGAATTAAAAGAGGCTGATGAAAATGACATTGAAAAATTCAGAGAGAAGGAGAATGAAGTTAAGTCCACCTTCAAGAGAAAGCTCAACATTGAAGGCCTATCCGGGAGACTGAAAGAGAACTTCGAAAGCGATTACTGGAAGAAAGTCTCCATAAACTGTGTCGGTTGTGGGATCTGCACATTCCTCTGTCCAACCTGCTTCTGCTTTGATATGCTTGATGAGGGTGAGAAGGAGGGCTTCAGATACAGAGCATGGGATTCCTGCCAGTTCCCGTTGTACACTCTCGAAAGCTCAAGCCACAATCCCAGAAATGAGAAGTGGCAGAGGCTGAGGAACAGGTTCTATGACAAGTTCCTTTACATGCTCGAAAACAAGGGAGAGATCTTCTGCGTTGGATGCGGAAGGTGCATCTCGGAGTGTCCTGCGGGAGTGGATATTGTTGAAGTTCTTGAGGAGGTGGGCAGATGA
- a CDS encoding FAD/NAD(P)-binding protein, translating to MSTEIYNSENPYLPFKATIIDIKDEVKGPRPIKTFRLKVEPRFNYQPGQGCLVSVFGRGESWFTIANSPTRPDIEFSVLKTGKVTTKLHEMDVGDVVGLRGPHGRPFPVEEWKGMNILTVGGGIGQTPLRSVYQYVMDNEKDYGDLTIVYGARTSKDLVYKDELMKMIENGYNVELSIDMPEEGWKYFVGFVPDNLKRLKPNPENTIAVICGPPIMIKISLNVLKELGFKEEQVYTTLERRMKCGIGKCGRCRIEGKYVCKDGPVFRYDELSSLLEKA from the coding sequence ATGAGCACAGAAATTTACAACTCAGAAAATCCATATTTACCATTCAAAGCCACGATAATCGATATAAAGGATGAGGTAAAAGGTCCAAGACCGATTAAAACTTTCAGACTGAAGGTTGAGCCGAGATTCAATTACCAACCCGGTCAGGGTTGCCTCGTTTCCGTTTTTGGTAGGGGGGAAAGCTGGTTCACGATAGCGAACTCACCAACCCGCCCAGACATCGAGTTCAGCGTTTTGAAGACAGGAAAGGTGACAACAAAACTGCATGAGATGGATGTGGGTGATGTTGTTGGGCTTAGAGGCCCCCACGGCAGACCGTTTCCGGTAGAGGAATGGAAGGGTATGAACATCCTCACGGTTGGAGGAGGTATCGGACAGACACCCCTGAGATCTGTGTATCAGTATGTTATGGACAACGAGAAGGATTATGGAGACCTCACAATAGTTTACGGAGCCAGAACATCCAAGGATCTGGTTTACAAAGATGAACTCATGAAGATGATCGAGAACGGGTACAATGTTGAACTTTCCATAGACATGCCGGAAGAGGGCTGGAAGTACTTCGTGGGCTTCGTTCCTGACAACCTGAAGCGTTTGAAGCCAAATCCTGAGAACACGATAGCTGTTATATGTGGTCCGCCGATAATGATCAAGATATCGCTGAATGTCCTGAAGGAGCTTGGTTTCAAAGAGGAGCAGGTTTACACAACCCTTGAAAGAAGGATGAAGTGTGGAATTGGTAAATGCGGAAGATGCAGAATAGAGGGCAAGTATGTTTGCAAGGATGGGCCGGTTTTCAGGTATGATGAACTCTCATCACTGCTCGAGAAAGCTTAA
- a CDS encoding 4Fe-4S dicluster domain-containing protein, with product MINLNEERDKNLIQEIVELGGHDLLKCYQCGTCIADCPTGVAAEPLSVKRLIHMIKLGLRDKLLEDETPWMCVTCGGCEERCPREAEPFEIVLAVRRWQCREDETFIPTVLGEIYMRGHTQNIANAANLRKSLDLPELPPTVISKPEWLERFQKMLREMEFVKEYGFMFGIDVEE from the coding sequence ATGATCAATCTGAATGAAGAGAGGGATAAGAACCTGATCCAGGAGATCGTTGAGCTTGGAGGACATGATCTCCTCAAATGCTATCAGTGCGGGACATGTATCGCAGACTGCCCCACTGGCGTTGCTGCCGAGCCGCTCAGTGTTAAAAGGCTGATTCACATGATCAAGCTCGGATTGAGGGACAAGTTGCTGGAAGATGAAACTCCATGGATGTGTGTTACCTGCGGTGGGTGTGAAGAGAGATGTCCGAGAGAGGCCGAGCCGTTTGAGATCGTGCTGGCTGTGAGAAGGTGGCAGTGCAGAGAGGATGAGACATTCATACCCACCGTGCTTGGAGAGATATACATGAGAGGACACACACAGAACATAGCCAACGCTGCCAACCTGAGAAAGTCGCTCGATCTGCCTGAGCTACCGCCAACTGTCATCAGCAAGCCAGAGTGGCTTGAGAGATTCCAGAAAATGCTGAGAGAGATGGAGTTCGTGAAGGAATACGGATTCATGTTTGGAATAGATGTTGAGGAGTGA
- a CDS encoding CoB--CoM heterodisulfide reductase iron-sulfur subunit B family protein encodes MVRYGLYLGCNMPAIRPDVEKAIRESLTTLGLDIVDIEGAACCPAFGTFYSVDETSALAVNAWNLAMAERLGVDLIAQCGSCYSTLKIGRHKILNGKLDVVNKYLAKAGVKYEGKSNVRHIIDIYRNVIGPEKIKNSLKYSLEGMKVVVQNPCHVLRPSKIVGFDDPERPMAFKEIVMALGAEIPYYEREKQCCGGAGGFSKRDKKANLEFVKMKFDSMKEEVDPDLIVVSCITCLMHMDNIQEEMKKAGMIDYQIPVFDYSQILAICLGKDPDKVARISTIPRDDVIKRILENKV; translated from the coding sequence ATGGTCAGATACGGGCTGTATCTTGGATGCAACATGCCTGCAATAAGGCCGGATGTTGAGAAAGCGATAAGAGAGTCCCTAACCACCCTCGGCCTGGATATAGTCGATATTGAGGGTGCTGCATGCTGTCCAGCATTCGGAACATTCTATTCTGTAGATGAAACCTCTGCCCTAGCTGTAAACGCATGGAATCTCGCCATGGCGGAAAGGTTGGGGGTTGATCTGATAGCCCAGTGTGGTAGCTGCTACTCAACCCTCAAAATAGGCAGGCACAAGATACTGAACGGAAAGCTTGATGTTGTGAACAAATATCTTGCAAAAGCAGGAGTCAAGTACGAAGGAAAGAGCAATGTCAGACACATAATCGACATCTACAGGAATGTTATTGGCCCTGAGAAGATCAAAAACAGTCTGAAGTACAGCCTGGAGGGTATGAAAGTCGTTGTGCAAAACCCGTGCCATGTTCTGAGACCGAGCAAGATAGTTGGATTCGATGATCCTGAGAGACCGATGGCCTTTAAGGAGATCGTAATGGCCCTTGGTGCAGAGATTCCATACTACGAGAGGGAAAAGCAGTGCTGTGGAGGGGCCGGAGGTTTCTCCAAGAGAGATAAAAAGGCAAATCTCGAATTCGTCAAGATGAAATTTGACTCCATGAAGGAAGAAGTAGATCCAGATCTGATAGTGGTATCGTGCATAACATGCCTCATGCATATGGACAATATTCAGGAGGAGATGAAGAAGGCTGGTATGATAGATTACCAGATACCAGTTTTCGATTACTCCCAGATCCTCGCAATATGCCTCGGAAAGGACCCGGACAAGGTTGCCAGGATTTCGACAATCCCGAGGGATGATGTTATAAAGAGAATCCTCGAAAACAAAGTTTGA
- a CDS encoding homocysteine biosynthesis protein: MTGKSIEEINRRISEGSAVVVTAEEMKEIVEELGEEKAAKEVDVVTTGTFGAMCSSGVFLNFGHSDPPIKMKRIWLNDVEAYTGIAAVDAYLGVTQISDKLGMEYGGAHVIEDLVRGKEVELKAESYGTDCYPRKEIVTEIALEDLNQAEMVNPRNAYQRYKAATNSSNRILRTYMGTLLPNYGNVTFAGTGEISPLNNDPEYRTIGLGTRIFLCGAEGYVIGEGTQHSPPFGTLMVKGNLKEMDKKYMRAAVFPGYGVTMYIGIGIPIPVLDEEMARFTAVRDRDIETEIIDYAIPRRNRPVVRKVNYEELKSGKVEINGEEVRVSPLSSYSIAREIMIELKKRIEKGEFYLTSPVKRIPTKATFKPMRQKEIVVVRNLMSKAISIPENTTIVEASKIIIDKGVNHLPVVDESNTLKGIVTSWDIAKAVAKGKVERVSEVMTRKVITVYPDDPIELAADKLRKHNISALPVIDAKKKVLGLLSSEDLSRLIVKR, translated from the coding sequence GTGACGGGTAAAAGTATTGAGGAAATAAATAGAAGGATTTCAGAAGGCTCTGCAGTCGTTGTTACTGCTGAGGAAATGAAAGAGATAGTCGAAGAGCTTGGTGAAGAGAAAGCGGCTAAAGAGGTGGATGTCGTCACTACAGGAACTTTCGGAGCCATGTGTTCATCAGGAGTTTTCCTGAACTTCGGTCATTCTGATCCACCCATAAAGATGAAGAGAATATGGCTGAACGATGTGGAGGCTTACACCGGCATAGCTGCTGTGGATGCTTACTTGGGAGTAACCCAGATATCCGATAAGCTCGGAATGGAGTATGGTGGAGCTCATGTAATTGAGGATCTTGTCAGGGGTAAGGAAGTCGAGTTAAAGGCTGAATCATACGGAACGGACTGCTATCCAAGAAAAGAGATCGTAACCGAGATCGCCTTGGAAGATCTCAATCAGGCAGAGATGGTGAATCCAAGAAATGCGTATCAGAGATACAAGGCTGCAACGAACTCCTCAAACAGGATTTTGAGGACATACATGGGAACCCTCCTACCCAACTACGGAAATGTAACCTTTGCAGGCACGGGGGAGATCTCTCCACTGAATAACGACCCAGAGTACAGAACGATAGGACTCGGAACAAGGATATTCCTCTGCGGGGCTGAAGGATATGTTATTGGCGAAGGAACCCAGCACAGCCCGCCCTTCGGAACGCTGATGGTCAAGGGTAATCTGAAAGAGATGGATAAGAAATACATGAGGGCTGCTGTATTTCCAGGCTACGGTGTTACGATGTATATAGGGATAGGGATTCCAATACCTGTGCTTGATGAGGAGATGGCGAGGTTCACGGCAGTTAGAGACAGAGATATCGAGACAGAAATAATAGATTATGCCATTCCAAGGAGAAACCGTCCCGTTGTGAGAAAGGTCAACTATGAGGAGCTGAAGAGCGGTAAGGTGGAAATAAACGGTGAGGAGGTCAGGGTCTCACCACTCTCAAGCTACTCAATAGCTAGAGAGATAATGATCGAACTCAAGAAAAGGATTGAGAAAGGAGAGTTCTACCTCACATCACCTGTAAAGCGAATTCCTACGAAAGCCACTTTCAAACCGATGAGGCAGAAGGAGATCGTTGTCGTCAGGAATCTGATGTCAAAGGCGATATCAATCCCGGAGAATACAACCATAGTCGAGGCTTCAAAGATAATAATCGACAAGGGAGTTAACCATCTGCCTGTGGTTGATGAATCTAACACACTCAAGGGAATTGTGACATCATGGGATATAGCGAAGGCTGTGGCAAAAGGCAAAGTTGAGAGGGTCAGCGAGGTTATGACAAGGAAAGTGATTACAGTCTATCCAGACGATCCGATAGAGCTTGCAGCAGATAAGCTGAGGAAGCACAACATCTCAGCACTGCCGGTGATAGATGCTAAAAAGAAGGTTCTTGGATTGCTCAGCAGCGAGGATCTGAGCAGGTTGATAGTTAAGAGGTGA
- a CDS encoding 4Fe-4S binding protein gives MMILLQFDSKTVREPVISQTTLEKKTLINIIRASVGAREGELIIEVDDSRADEIIEFIESKGVKVTKIYEKIIKDDEKCVHCGACISICPVEVFRLEYDYRVAADSERCVRCGVCVTVCPLKALELSKI, from the coding sequence ATGATGATTCTGCTTCAGTTTGACTCAAAAACTGTCAGGGAGCCTGTTATCTCCCAGACAACTCTCGAGAAGAAGACGCTGATAAATATAATAAGGGCCAGCGTCGGGGCGAGAGAGGGAGAACTCATAATAGAGGTCGATGACAGCAGGGCAGATGAGATCATAGAGTTCATTGAGAGCAAGGGTGTAAAGGTTACAAAGATATATGAAAAAATAATAAAGGACGACGAGAAATGCGTCCACTGCGGGGCATGTATAAGTATCTGCCCGGTAGAGGTTTTCAGGCTCGAGTATGATTACAGGGTTGCTGCGGATTCAGAGAGATGTGTGAGATGCGGCGTTTGCGTTACAGTATGTCCACTGAAAGCTTTAGAACTATCAAAAATTTAA
- a CDS encoding UPF0280 family protein, with the protein MYKRYKFKHKETIVTVLLKDERYYQPVIDGILEARRIIEDQISRDPYFLIAYEPYNEVKDAKLEFTDDIITEMFKASWLANVGPMASVAGTIAGYAVNYAKKSGADFAVVDNGGDIAMFGEERLTIGVYAQKLKVGFELNPSDMTDSIYSICTSSGTIGHSVSFGYADAVTVFSSNPAIADAFATRICNEIGKDYGKSEIKEVLERFWMDEFIDGILVIKEEIIGKIGRVPRLKKVEFDADLITKG; encoded by the coding sequence ATGTATAAGAGATACAAGTTCAAGCACAAGGAGACAATAGTAACCGTATTGCTGAAAGATGAGAGATACTACCAGCCAGTAATAGATGGGATTCTGGAAGCGAGGAGGATAATAGAAGATCAAATCTCCAGAGATCCCTACTTTCTGATAGCATACGAGCCATATAATGAGGTTAAGGATGCTAAACTCGAGTTTACCGACGATATCATCACGGAGATGTTCAAGGCTTCCTGGCTTGCGAATGTTGGCCCGATGGCATCCGTTGCAGGAACGATAGCAGGATATGCTGTAAATTATGCAAAAAAATCCGGGGCAGATTTTGCAGTGGTGGATAATGGTGGAGACATAGCAATGTTTGGAGAAGAGAGGTTAACAATTGGTGTATATGCTCAAAAACTAAAGGTTGGTTTTGAATTAAATCCCAGCGATATGACTGACAGCATATACTCGATATGCACATCTAGCGGGACGATAGGCCATTCAGTAAGCTTTGGATATGCTGATGCTGTGACCGTTTTCTCATCCAATCCGGCAATTGCCGATGCCTTCGCAACGAGAATATGTAACGAGATTGGTAAGGATTATGGGAAAAGTGAGATCAAAGAAGTTCTTGAGAGGTTCTGGATGGACGAATTTATCGATGGCATCCTCGTGATAAAGGAAGAGATAATAGGCAAGATTGGTAGAGTGCCAAGGCTCAAGAAGGTTGAGTTCGATGCAGATCTGATAACCAAGGGCTGA
- a CDS encoding YkgJ family cysteine cluster protein, with product MKVPWRRVSSWHCSACGKCCREYRVPLTFGEYLRFKKLGLVEEKRKFYLRKINGKCPFQIGNICSIQDKKPIVCKLFPFTIRFRGNDDALYWYGDEEYYVYIDVSCKNIVFGSPTKSLKERINEAIELFNGLRTRVHLLQCLNC from the coding sequence ATGAAGGTGCCATGGAGAAGGGTTTCTTCATGGCACTGCTCTGCTTGCGGGAAATGTTGCAGAGAATACAGAGTTCCGCTCACTTTCGGCGAGTACCTAAGGTTCAAAAAATTGGGTCTCGTCGAAGAAAAGAGAAAGTTCTACCTGAGAAAGATTAACGGGAAGTGTCCATTCCAAATAGGGAACATATGCTCAATCCAGGATAAAAAACCAATAGTATGCAAGCTGTTTCCTTTCACAATAAGGTTCCGAGGGAATGACGATGCATTATACTGGTACGGAGACGAAGAGTACTATGTGTACATCGATGTGTCCTGCAAGAATATCGTTTTCGGCAGTCCGACAAAAAGCCTGAAAGAGAGAATTAATGAGGCTATCGAACTGTTCAACGGATTAAGGACGAGAGTTCATCTGCTTCAGTGCCTGAATTGCTGA
- the samp2 gene encoding ubiquitin-like small modifier protein SAMP2, translating into MKVKVKVSLVGFEPKEKELILEENSTYLDILNIFSINPESVLILKDGSPVPLDDVVEEGEIKIMKVISGG; encoded by the coding sequence ATGAAAGTGAAAGTGAAAGTAAGCCTTGTGGGTTTTGAGCCAAAGGAAAAGGAACTCATTCTTGAAGAAAACTCAACATATCTCGATATTTTAAATATTTTTTCTATTAACCCTGAATCCGTTCTCATACTGAAAGATGGCTCTCCTGTTCCGCTAGATGATGTCGTGGAAGAGGGAGAGATCAAAATAATGAAAGTTATTTCCGGTGGTTAA
- a CDS encoding YlbF family regulator: MNENLREKVIALSEAITKTEEYVDFLEKEEVLKADEETQKLLLDFQQKQQDFIAKQMSGEVDQDLLNQLSGLQNELRSRESLTNFLDSYSRLLDLLGEVTDLMSEKLNVDMADVFRQR; the protein is encoded by the coding sequence TTGAATGAGAATTTGAGGGAGAAGGTAATCGCTCTTTCTGAGGCGATTACAAAAACTGAAGAATATGTGGATTTTTTGGAGAAGGAGGAAGTTTTAAAGGCAGATGAGGAAACTCAAAAACTCTTATTGGACTTCCAGCAGAAGCAGCAGGATTTTATAGCAAAGCAGATGTCTGGTGAGGTTGATCAGGATCTTCTCAATCAACTGTCAGGCTTACAAAATGAATTGAGGTCCAGGGAGAGTCTCACGAACTTTTTGGACTCGTATTCAAGACTTTTGGACCTACTTGGTGAGGTTACGGATTTGATGAGCGAGAAGCTGAATGTAGATATGGCAGATGTATTCAGGCAGAGGTAA
- a CDS encoding type II toxin-antitoxin system CcdA family antitoxin encodes MCIGVEGLWQKRINLTIDENLCNRARELGVNFSTFLGNRIIETQILEIRSAGGGI; translated from the coding sequence ATGTGCATTGGAGTTGAAGGGTTATGGCAAAAAAGAATTAATCTCACGATTGATGAAAATCTGTGTAACCGTGCTCGTGAATTGGGGGTTAATTTTTCCACTTTTCTTGGAAATCGCATAATAGAAACGCAGATTCTGGAAATAAGGAGTGCGGGGGGAGGGATTTGA
- a CDS encoding type II toxin-antitoxin system VapC family toxin, producing MIVLDTDVLIEIFDRNSKKGEEVLKKLEGYDVATTSINLHEIACGFSRIGKLLPEEIRFLKILDFTSKDALLSAKLENKLEKVDNAVGRFDTMIAAICINRNAAIATFNKKHFERFVEFGLKLFDVG from the coding sequence TTGATAGTTCTTGACACCGATGTCCTGATAGAAATTTTCGACAGAAACTCTAAAAAGGGCGAAGAGGTTTTGAAAAAGCTTGAAGGTTACGATGTGGCAACAACCTCGATAAACCTGCATGAAATTGCCTGCGGCTTTAGCAGAATTGGGAAGCTGCTGCCGGAAGAAATCAGATTTCTAAAAATTTTGGATTTTACTTCGAAAGACGCTTTACTCTCTGCAAAACTTGAGAACAAGCTTGAAAAAGTGGATAATGCGGTCGGAAGATTCGACACAATGATTGCTGCCATCTGTATAAACAGAAATGCAGCAATAGCAACTTTTAACAAAAAGCATTTCGAAAGATTTGTTGAATTCGGTTTGAAGCTGTTTGATGTCGGGTGA
- a CDS encoding cytochrome c maturation protein CcmE domain-containing protein, whose protein sequence is MGNSKSKFIFGFVMVISIIFVYYTLITNLSPYKTVSEVVNSGNQYNIQVNGSIVKNSTRIVDGKTIFLLTDGKSVMEVIYEGTTHNQEDVAVVVTGDYIDGKFYAANVLTKCHTEYVAKKQ, encoded by the coding sequence ATGGGTAACTCCAAATCCAAATTCATTTTCGGATTTGTGATGGTCATCTCGATCATATTCGTTTACTACACGCTAATTACAAACCTCTCTCCATACAAAACGGTCTCAGAAGTCGTTAATTCAGGCAATCAGTACAACATTCAGGTTAACGGAAGCATTGTTAAGAACTCAACAAGAATTGTTGACGGTAAAACAATTTTCCTGCTAACTGACGGAAAATCCGTTATGGAGGTCATATACGAGGGAACAACCCACAATCAAGAAGATGTTGCTGTGGTTGTAACTGGAGACTACATTGATGGAAAATTCTACGCAGCCAATGTGCTGACAAAGTGCCACACTGAATATGTTGCCAAGAAACAGTAA
- the ccsA gene encoding cytochrome c biogenesis protein CcsA: protein MDAGYLLILISFLLSIISSITLYLSINRSSFSSISIYTVYAYFLTIFLSCMLLLYHFLERDFTYLYVYMNSDSRLPLIYTISAFWAGKEGALLLWALFVSLMNLFAVSNGDRLSRLSVSISSFFFAFLTLLLLTTSNPFTRTQAFEGVGLNPLLRTIEMAIHPPLIFMSYSGFLIPFSMAIAGIYLGEKWTKKAYPYLLFSWISISAGIFVGALWAYKTLGWGGFWGWDPVENASFFPWLSSTALIHTVKREGRRTYLLTTLTFVLVVVAGYITRALPSDLSPHSFGVSSESKAFLMLVFILLAISVYFLFRIEGRKFEFGFNMEGLITLFIYLTVLLLFSILVGSCLTLFTNLKPDKNYYESLMIPYEAIVLVILGFCISRLKIRRYTYYILPVIVFAAIQFLFGNLLLSIFSALFVFSAVNLRKPSHVIIIHLGIMLIFMGSIGVWKASEKYTFTISENQTITADGYELRLIKIDSEDRRDSFIIKFRFEVLKDRKHVGFVEPRVIEYKIWRMERIVSSVGILNTPLEDIYVSTGISKDGIQLEVHINRLASLLWIGMALTLIGSFYRFLRISMLNL from the coding sequence ATGGATGCTGGCTACCTCTTAATTCTCATATCATTCCTGCTCTCAATCATCTCATCGATTACACTTTATCTCTCCATCAATAGAAGCTCGTTCTCATCGATCTCAATCTACACGGTATATGCTTACTTCCTAACAATATTTCTCTCCTGCATGCTTCTGCTGTATCATTTTCTCGAAAGAGATTTCACATACCTCTATGTTTACATGAACTCAGACTCCAGACTGCCGTTGATCTATACTATAAGTGCCTTCTGGGCGGGCAAAGAGGGGGCTCTCCTGCTCTGGGCGTTGTTCGTCTCATTGATGAATCTATTTGCCGTATCAAATGGTGACAGACTTTCAAGGTTGAGTGTTTCAATCTCCAGCTTTTTCTTCGCATTTTTGACCTTACTGTTACTAACAACATCAAACCCATTTACAAGAACTCAGGCTTTTGAAGGGGTTGGACTGAACCCTCTGCTCAGAACTATAGAAATGGCAATACACCCTCCGCTGATATTCATGAGCTACTCCGGATTCCTCATTCCATTCTCCATGGCAATCGCTGGGATATATCTGGGAGAGAAATGGACAAAAAAGGCTTACCCGTACCTCCTATTTTCATGGATATCTATATCAGCCGGGATATTCGTTGGAGCATTATGGGCTTACAAAACGCTCGGCTGGGGTGGATTCTGGGGATGGGACCCTGTGGAGAATGCCTCATTCTTTCCATGGCTCAGCTCAACCGCACTCATCCACACCGTAAAGCGAGAAGGACGCAGGACTTACTTGCTTACAACACTAACTTTCGTGCTGGTTGTAGTCGCCGGATACATTACAAGGGCCTTGCCTTCAGACCTCTCGCCACACTCCTTTGGAGTCTCATCAGAGAGCAAGGCTTTCCTCATGCTCGTGTTCATACTGCTTGCAATATCTGTTTACTTCCTCTTCAGAATTGAAGGGAGAAAGTTCGAGTTCGGTTTTAACATGGAGGGACTGATAACCCTTTTCATCTATCTAACTGTCCTGCTGCTCTTTTCAATACTCGTAGGTTCATGCCTAACATTATTCACAAACCTGAAGCCTGACAAGAACTACTACGAGTCCCTGATGATCCCGTATGAGGCAATAGTACTAGTAATCCTGGGTTTCTGTATCAGCAGGTTAAAAATAAGGAGGTACACATATTACATCCTGCCAGTTATCGTTTTTGCAGCCATCCAGTTTCTATTTGGCAATCTGCTTCTGTCAATATTCTCAGCTTTGTTCGTGTTTTCTGCAGTAAACCTCAGAAAACCAAGCCATGTCATTATCATCCACCTCGGGATCATGCTGATATTCATGGGATCGATCGGTGTATGGAAAGCCTCGGAAAAGTACACCTTTACAATATCAGAAAATCAAACAATAACAGCAGATGGTTATGAATTGAGGCTGATCAAGATCGATAGCGAAGACAGGAGGGATAGCTTTATTATAAAGTTCAGGTTTGAGGTGCTGAAGGATAGAAAACATGTTGGCTTTGTGGAGCCAAGAGTGATAGAGTACAAAATCTGGCGGATGGAGAGGATCGTATCTTCAGTTGGCATCCTGAACACACCACTTGAAGACATATATGTTTCCACAGGCATATCAAAGGATGGTATACAGCTGGAAGTACATATCAACAGGTTAGCATCTCTGCTGTGGATAGGAATGGCTCTCACTTTGATTGGAAGCTTTTACAGATTTTTGCGTATCAGCATGCTTAATCTCTAA
- a CDS encoding PrsW family intramembrane metalloprotease, producing MPDTLYFLILISYVPAIALVWYFYHKDKYEPEPAKYIAITFFYGAIVSVGIAMFLERLASYIFPQAALFIALISASIEEPSKALAIRIPYDSKQMDGLMDGVVYGVTAGLGFAATENLLYGLGFGIQVTLIRIILTPFAHGAWSAIVGVGYGLKAEGYVRSIIPFLLLAMFMHFLWNFLIFMSSDNMLYLLLILLLLLINIGIIGFLVYLGTKEDMAKYGID from the coding sequence ATGCCGGACACATTGTACTTCCTGATTCTGATATCTTATGTCCCGGCCATAGCGCTGGTGTGGTATTTTTACCACAAAGATAAATATGAGCCTGAACCAGCAAAGTACATAGCCATTACCTTCTTTTACGGCGCAATAGTCTCAGTCGGCATAGCCATGTTTCTGGAGAGGCTGGCCAGCTATATATTTCCCCAAGCTGCCTTATTTATCGCATTGATTTCAGCAAGCATTGAGGAGCCATCCAAAGCTCTGGCCATCAGGATACCATATGATTCAAAACAGATGGATGGGCTGATGGATGGAGTTGTTTACGGAGTTACCGCGGGGCTGGGTTTTGCAGCCACGGAAAACCTTCTATATGGGCTGGGCTTTGGGATTCAGGTAACTCTCATAAGAATTATTCTAACACCATTCGCTCATGGAGCTTGGAGCGCCATAGTGGGTGTTGGATATGGCTTGAAAGCTGAGGGTTATGTTCGGAGCATAATACCTTTTCTCCTGTTAGCGATGTTCATGCATTTCCTGTGGAACTTCCTGATCTTCATGTCCTCAGACAATATGCTGTACCTGCTCCTGATTCTCCTTTTGCTGCTCATAAACATAGGGATAATAGGATTCCTCGTGTATCTTGGAACCAAAGAGGATATGGCCAAGTACGGCATAGATTGA